One genomic region from Branchiostoma lanceolatum isolate klBraLanc5 chromosome 7, klBraLanc5.hap2, whole genome shotgun sequence encodes:
- the LOC136439102 gene encoding iroquois-class homeodomain protein IRX-4-like isoform X2, with translation MSYPHFGYSLPSSSQLLMSSHAASCCEAGRPIMSDPHTGQAVCSCQYEGRVAGLVPPRVGEMSLSSVYGSPYAGQGYIASFGADPSAFYSPLANPYDPSAGLQQPTAYYPYDPATLAAGAQYHPYGGYGPMDGTPRKNATRDATSTLKAWLNEHKKNPYPTKGEKIMLAIITKMTLTQVSTWFANARRRLKKENKMTWSPRNKSGDERREDGSDSENENDEEDGREGGEDRNREDDGGLEGDRDNKELGVGNPCEENRQEDNTSGSVSDYRPPPQSSSPADSLGSISAAPRPASPEPSPAANSVPVPPIPTENKPKIWSLADTATSSSPGLRSEPPRSLPTGAIPTIPGQFPGHRPFDSVANLRHWVNGFSQPIRTHAMSSSQPGAATSVFSSGQLPAGVSLAGLPVRTLSTTAPTGVHAFLGRGHAFAGVARTHSPGTNEVSNPTNARYREGPYSEGHPTAFKPVQKR, from the exons ATGTCCTACCCACACTTTGGATACTCTTTACCGTCGTCTTCTCAG TTGCTCATGTCCAGCCACGCCGCGTCGTGCTGCGAGGCCGGGCGGCCCATCATGTCGGACCCGCACACCGGCCAGGCCGTGTGCTCCTGTCAGTATGAGGGCAGGGTGGCCGGGCTGGTGCCGCCGCGGGTCGGTGAGATGTCCCTCAGCAGCGTGTACGGCTCGCCGTACGCCGGCCAGGGCTACATCGCCTCCTTCGGTGCCGACCCGTCGGCCTTTTATTCCCCGTTG GCGAACCCGTACGACCCGTCGGCAGGTCTGCAGCAGCCCACCGCCTACTACCCGTACGACCCGGCCACGCTAGCCGCCGGCGCACAGTACCATCCTTACGGCGG CTATGGTCCGATGGATGGAACGCCTCGGAAAAACGCCACCCGAGACGCCACCAGCACCCTCAAGGCCTGGCTCAATGAACACAAGAAGAACCCGTACCCCACCAAGGGCGAGAAGATCATGCTCGCAATCATCACCAAAATGACTCTAACTCAGGTGTCCACATGGTTCGCGAACGCCAGGAGGAGACTcaagaaggaaaacaaaatgacatgGTCGCCGCGTAATAAGAGTGGGGACGAAAGGAGGGAAGACGGGAGCGACAGTGAGAACGAGAATGACGAGGAAGATGGGAGAGAGGGCGGAGAAGACAGAAATCGGGAGGATGATGGAG GACTGGAGGGAGACAGAGACAATAAGGAGTTGGGTGTGGGAAATCCTTGTGAGGAAAACCGACAGGAAGACAACACCAGCGGGTCAGTATCGGACTATCGGCCGCCGCCTCAGTCCTCCAGCCCCGCTGATTCCCTGGGATCTATTAGTGCTGCACCGAGACCGGCCAGTCCCGAGCCCAGTCCCGCCGCGAACTCTGTACCGGTCCCGCCGATTCCTACCGAAAACAAGCCAAAGATCTGGTCCTTAGCCGACACGGCGACCAGCAGCAGTCCGGGGTTGAGATCTGAACCCCCGCGGTCCCTTCCTACCGGAGCTATCCCGACCATACCTGGACAATTCCCCGGGCACAGGCCCTTCGACTCTGTAGCTAACCTCCGCCACTGGGTGAACGGTTTTTCCCAGCCAATTCGGACTCACGCCATGTCTTCCTCGCAGCCAGGAGCCGCTACCTCCGTGTTTAGCTCGGGACAGTTACCCGCAGGCGTCTCCTTAGCGGGACTTCCCGTCAGGACTCTCTCGACCACGGCACCGACAGGAGTACATGCCTTCCTCGGGAGAGGGCACGCCTTCGCCGGAGTAGCCAGGACACACTCGCCCGGTACAAACGAAG
- the LOC136439102 gene encoding iroquois-class homeodomain protein IRX-4-like isoform X3, with product MSYPHFGYSLPSSSQLLMSSHAASCCEAGRPIMSDPHTGQAVCSCQYEGRVAGLVPPRVGEMSLSSVYGSPYAGQGYIASFGADPSAFYSPLANPYDPSAGLQQPTAYYPYDPATLAAGAQYHPYGGYGPMDGTPRKNATRDATSTLKAWLNEHKKNPYPTKGEKIMLAIITKMTLTQVSTWFANARRRLKKENKMTWSPRNKSGDERREDGSDSENENDEEDGREGGEDRNREDDGGLEGDRDNKELGVGNPCEENRQEDNTSGSVSDYRPPPQSSSPADSLGSISAAPRPASPEPSPAANSVPVPPIPTENKPKIWSLADTATSSSPGLRSEPPRSLPTGAIPTIPGQFPGHRPFDSVANLRHWVNGFSQPIRTHAMSSSQPGAATSVFSSGQLPAGVSLAGLPVRTLSTTAPTGVHAFLGRGHAFAGVARTHSPGTNEGVMHQRTSPSPESLTPP from the exons ATGTCCTACCCACACTTTGGATACTCTTTACCGTCGTCTTCTCAG TTGCTCATGTCCAGCCACGCCGCGTCGTGCTGCGAGGCCGGGCGGCCCATCATGTCGGACCCGCACACCGGCCAGGCCGTGTGCTCCTGTCAGTATGAGGGCAGGGTGGCCGGGCTGGTGCCGCCGCGGGTCGGTGAGATGTCCCTCAGCAGCGTGTACGGCTCGCCGTACGCCGGCCAGGGCTACATCGCCTCCTTCGGTGCCGACCCGTCGGCCTTTTATTCCCCGTTG GCGAACCCGTACGACCCGTCGGCAGGTCTGCAGCAGCCCACCGCCTACTACCCGTACGACCCGGCCACGCTAGCCGCCGGCGCACAGTACCATCCTTACGGCGG CTATGGTCCGATGGATGGAACGCCTCGGAAAAACGCCACCCGAGACGCCACCAGCACCCTCAAGGCCTGGCTCAATGAACACAAGAAGAACCCGTACCCCACCAAGGGCGAGAAGATCATGCTCGCAATCATCACCAAAATGACTCTAACTCAGGTGTCCACATGGTTCGCGAACGCCAGGAGGAGACTcaagaaggaaaacaaaatgacatgGTCGCCGCGTAATAAGAGTGGGGACGAAAGGAGGGAAGACGGGAGCGACAGTGAGAACGAGAATGACGAGGAAGATGGGAGAGAGGGCGGAGAAGACAGAAATCGGGAGGATGATGGAG GACTGGAGGGAGACAGAGACAATAAGGAGTTGGGTGTGGGAAATCCTTGTGAGGAAAACCGACAGGAAGACAACACCAGCGGGTCAGTATCGGACTATCGGCCGCCGCCTCAGTCCTCCAGCCCCGCTGATTCCCTGGGATCTATTAGTGCTGCACCGAGACCGGCCAGTCCCGAGCCCAGTCCCGCCGCGAACTCTGTACCGGTCCCGCCGATTCCTACCGAAAACAAGCCAAAGATCTGGTCCTTAGCCGACACGGCGACCAGCAGCAGTCCGGGGTTGAGATCTGAACCCCCGCGGTCCCTTCCTACCGGAGCTATCCCGACCATACCTGGACAATTCCCCGGGCACAGGCCCTTCGACTCTGTAGCTAACCTCCGCCACTGGGTGAACGGTTTTTCCCAGCCAATTCGGACTCACGCCATGTCTTCCTCGCAGCCAGGAGCCGCTACCTCCGTGTTTAGCTCGGGACAGTTACCCGCAGGCGTCTCCTTAGCGGGACTTCCCGTCAGGACTCTCTCGACCACGGCACCGACAGGAGTACATGCCTTCCTCGGGAGAGGGCACGCCTTCGCCGGAGTAGCCAGGACACACTCGCCCGGTACAAACGAAG
- the LOC136439104 gene encoding carbonic anhydrase-related protein-like isoform X2 → MSEAAEAGETLPEEDWGYYGEGLSEWGLHWPYANGDQQSPVNINSRTATFDESLAERPLLISYCLCREWELSNDGHTVQVVPKPKTATFESSAAFRDSRSEQVLKLVTSGGPLPEGHEFELCHLRFHWGREDDRGSEHTVNFKAFPMELHLLHWNTSLYSNLADAMGKRDGIVIMSVIVQIGRENAGVKNFTDHLEDIQYKGKSKTITTAFNPAAFLPDPALREYWTYEGSLTSPPCYENVQWIIFRYPLTISHVQMEEFRRLRCHAKGQPPPPGEEGMLCDNFRPTQPIKSRIIRASFQ, encoded by the exons GCCTGTCCGAATGGGGACTCCACTGGCCATATGCGAACGGCGACCAACAATCTCCGGTCAACATCAATTCCCGGACGGCAACCTTCGACGAGTCGCTTGCGGAGCGTCCCCTGCTGATTAGTTACTGCCTCTGCAGGGAATGGGAACTAAGCAACGATGGGCACACCGTTCAAGTGGTGCCCAAACCAAAGACTG CGACCTTTGAAAGCAGCGCCGCCTTCCGAGACAGTAGATCGGAGCAGGTTCTCAAGTTAG TCACCTCAGGTGGACCACTACCGGAAGGCCATGAGTTCGAGCTTTGCCACCTTCGTTTTCACTGGGGACGAGAGGACGACCGTGGATCTGAGCATACCGTTAACTTTAAGGCATTTCCGATGGAG CTTCACCTTTTACACTGGAACACGAGTTTATATTCTAACTTGGCGGACGCGATGGGCAAGCGCGATGGGATAGTTATCATGTCCGTCATCGTTCAG ATTGGCAGAGAAAACGCAGGTGTAAAGAACTTTACGGATCATTTAGAGGACATTCAATACAAG GGGAAGTCCAAAACTATTACCACGGCCTTTAATCCGGCCGCCTTTCTACCAG ACCCTGCGCTGAGGGAATACTGGACCTACGAGGGATCTCTGACGTCACCGCCCTGCTACGAAAATGTTCAGTGGATCATATTCCGTTACCCGCTCACCATATCTCACGTACAG ATGGAGGAGTTTCGCCGGCTGCGGTGCCACGCTAAGGGCCAGCCCCCGCCTCCGGGAGAAGAAGGCATGCTGTGTGACAACTTCAGACCGACGCAGCCTATCAAGAGCAGGATCATCCGAGCGTCCTTCCAGTGA
- the LOC136439104 gene encoding carbonic anhydrase-related protein-like isoform X3 translates to MATASAQDKPPAGDDWGYTGASLSEWGLHWPYANGDQQSPVNINSRTATFDESLAERPLLISYCLCREWELSNDGHTVQVVPKPKTATFESSAAFRDSRSEQVLKLVTSGGPLPEGHEFELCHLRFHWGREDDRGSEHTVNFKAFPMELHLLHWNTSLYSNLADAMGKRDGIVIMSVIVQIGRENAGVKNFTDHLEDIQYKGKSKTITTAFNPAAFLPDPALREYWTYEGSLTSPPCYENVQWIIFRYPLTISHVQMEEFRRLRCHAKGQPPPPGEEGMLCDNFRPTQPIKSRIIRASFQ, encoded by the exons ATGGCCACAGCCAGCGCACAGGACAAACCGCCAGCCGGGGACGACTGGGGATACACAGGAGCTA GCCTGTCCGAATGGGGACTCCACTGGCCATATGCGAACGGCGACCAACAATCTCCGGTCAACATCAATTCCCGGACGGCAACCTTCGACGAGTCGCTTGCGGAGCGTCCCCTGCTGATTAGTTACTGCCTCTGCAGGGAATGGGAACTAAGCAACGATGGGCACACCGTTCAAGTGGTGCCCAAACCAAAGACTG CGACCTTTGAAAGCAGCGCCGCCTTCCGAGACAGTAGATCGGAGCAGGTTCTCAAGTTAG TCACCTCAGGTGGACCACTACCGGAAGGCCATGAGTTCGAGCTTTGCCACCTTCGTTTTCACTGGGGACGAGAGGACGACCGTGGATCTGAGCATACCGTTAACTTTAAGGCATTTCCGATGGAG CTTCACCTTTTACACTGGAACACGAGTTTATATTCTAACTTGGCGGACGCGATGGGCAAGCGCGATGGGATAGTTATCATGTCCGTCATCGTTCAG ATTGGCAGAGAAAACGCAGGTGTAAAGAACTTTACGGATCATTTAGAGGACATTCAATACAAG GGGAAGTCCAAAACTATTACCACGGCCTTTAATCCGGCCGCCTTTCTACCAG ACCCTGCGCTGAGGGAATACTGGACCTACGAGGGATCTCTGACGTCACCGCCCTGCTACGAAAATGTTCAGTGGATCATATTCCGTTACCCGCTCACCATATCTCACGTACAG ATGGAGGAGTTTCGCCGGCTGCGGTGCCACGCTAAGGGCCAGCCCCCGCCTCCGGGAGAAGAAGGCATGCTGTGTGACAACTTCAGACCGACGCAGCCTATCAAGAGCAGGATCATCCGAGCGTCCTTCCAGTGA